Proteins co-encoded in one Arachis hypogaea cultivar Tifrunner chromosome 11, arahy.Tifrunner.gnm2.J5K5, whole genome shotgun sequence genomic window:
- the LOC112723095 gene encoding uncharacterized protein, producing the protein MVGLSVVLEAQKSVGSSSTTKKQIPQVINKTTMMLTTTTTTNNDTPSSSLSPSSSSSQNSFAFQGPTATTFLEQCFLCRKRLLPGNDIYMYKGDRAFCSVDCRCKQIFIDEEEAVTKSNCSSSSSSSTSPHNHHRRATTTNKPPRHGAGGAFAY; encoded by the exons ATGGTGGGTCTGAGTGTAGTGTTGGAAGCGCAGAAAAGTGTTGGTAGTAGTAGCACCACCAAGAAGCAGATTCCTCAAGTCATTAATAAAACCACCATGAtgctcaccaccaccaccaccacaaacaACGACACtccttcttcttccctttctccgtcttcttcttcttctcagaaCTCTTTTGCGTTTCAGGGACCCACAGCCACTACTTTTCTAGAACAATGCTTTCTGTGCAGGAAGAGGCTCTTGCCTGGCAATGACATCTACATGTACAA AGGTGACAGGGCTTTCTGTAGCGTAGATTGCAGGTGCAAGCAGATTTTCATCGACGAGGAAGAGGCTGTTACCAAATCCAactgttcctcttcttcttcttcgtcaacCTCTCCTCATAATCATCACCGCAGAGCAACCACCACAAACAAACCTCCTCGGCATGGTGCTGGTGGCGCTTTTGCATACTGA